A genome region from Micromonospora inyonensis includes the following:
- a CDS encoding Mov34/MPN/PAD-1 family protein, with product MLSIDRSIVDAIVAHARRDHPDEACGVVAGPAGSDTPTRHIPMDNAARSMTFYEFDSMEQLRVWREMDDRDEEPVVIYHSHTATEAYPSRTDVSFAGEPGAHYLLVSTRDPDTEEIRSFRIVDGVVTEEPVRIVDAAVDPHAVQSYMFGQSPATVDYECSGR from the coding sequence GTGCTGAGTATCGACCGGTCGATCGTCGACGCGATCGTCGCCCACGCTCGCCGGGACCACCCGGACGAGGCGTGCGGCGTCGTCGCCGGCCCCGCCGGCAGTGACACCCCGACCCGGCACATCCCGATGGACAACGCCGCCCGCTCGATGACGTTCTACGAGTTCGACTCGATGGAGCAGTTGCGGGTCTGGCGCGAGATGGACGACCGCGACGAGGAGCCGGTCGTCATCTACCACTCGCACACCGCGACCGAGGCGTACCCGTCCCGCACGGACGTGTCCTTCGCCGGTGAGCCGGGAGCGCACTACCTGCTCGTCTCCACCCGCGACCCCGACACGGAGGAGATTCGCTCCTTCCGGATCGTGGACGGCGTGGTGACCGAGGAGCCGGTTCGGATCGTGGATGCCGCCGTGGACCCGCACGCCGTCCAGTCCTACATGTTCGGGCAGAGCCCGGCGACGGTCGACTACGAGTGTTCCGGCCGCTGA
- a CDS encoding PLP-dependent cysteine synthase family protein: protein MARYDSLLDACGGTPLVGLPRLSPTVPDGAPPVRLWAKLEDRNPTGSIKDRAALFMVRAAESAGRLRPGDTILEPTSGNTGISLAMVAKLRGYRLVCVMPENVSTERVQLLRMYGAEIIFSPAAGGSNQAVTTAKQIAAEHPDWVMLYQYGNEANARAHYETTGPELLHDLPTITHFVAGLGTTGTLMGTGRYLREKVEGIQIVAAEPRYGELVYGLRNIDEGYVPELYDATVLSRRFSVGTRDAVLRTRQLVEVEGIFAGFSTGAILHAALAVAHEAVRDGRRADVAFVVCDGGWKYLSTGAYGGTLADAEEALDGQLWA from the coding sequence GTGGCGCGGTACGACAGCCTCCTCGACGCCTGCGGTGGTACGCCCCTGGTCGGGCTGCCGCGACTGTCGCCGACGGTGCCCGACGGGGCACCGCCGGTGCGGCTCTGGGCGAAACTGGAGGACCGGAACCCGACCGGCAGCATCAAGGACCGGGCGGCGCTGTTCATGGTCCGGGCGGCCGAAAGCGCCGGCCGGCTCCGCCCGGGGGACACCATCCTTGAGCCGACCAGCGGCAACACCGGCATCTCGCTGGCCATGGTGGCGAAGCTGCGGGGGTACCGGCTGGTCTGCGTGATGCCGGAGAACGTCTCGACCGAGCGGGTCCAGCTCCTCCGGATGTACGGCGCGGAGATCATCTTCTCGCCGGCCGCCGGCGGCTCGAACCAGGCGGTGACCACGGCCAAGCAGATCGCTGCCGAGCACCCCGACTGGGTGATGCTCTACCAGTACGGCAACGAGGCCAACGCCCGGGCGCACTACGAGACCACCGGGCCGGAACTGCTGCACGACCTCCCCACGATCACCCACTTCGTGGCGGGTCTCGGCACCACCGGCACGCTCATGGGCACCGGGCGTTACCTGCGGGAGAAGGTCGAGGGCATCCAGATCGTCGCGGCGGAACCCCGCTACGGCGAGCTGGTCTACGGCCTGCGCAACATCGACGAGGGCTACGTCCCGGAGCTGTACGACGCGACGGTGCTGTCCCGGCGTTTCTCCGTCGGCACCCGGGACGCGGTGCTGCGTACCCGGCAGCTGGTGGAGGTGGAGGGGATCTTCGCCGGCTTCTCCACCGGGGCGATCCTGCACGCCGCCCTCGCCGTGGCGCACGAGGCGGTCCGGGACGGCCGTCGTGCCGACGTGGCCTTCGTGGTCTGCGACGGTGGCTGGAAGTACCTCTCCACCGGCGCGTACGGCGGCACCCTGGCCGATGCCGAGGAGGCGCTCGACGGGCAACTCTGGGCCTGA
- a CDS encoding MBL fold metallo-hydrolase: MRLTVLGCAGSFPGPESACSAYLVEAEGFRLLLDFGTGSLSALQRYAGLHAPDAIILSHLHCDHILDAASYVVVRRYAPDGPYPPLPVYAPAGAPDRLNAVYGHQEEGGVEDVYQFYALEPGTFPIGPFSVTVDRVNHPVETYGVRLEHDGRVLCYSSDTAPCEPLLRLAQDADVFLCEASYLDGVENPPDLHLTGREAGEAATKASVGRLLLTHLVTAWGSEAQTVEAASAAYTGPLDVVRPGSRYEI, encoded by the coding sequence ATGAGATTGACCGTGCTGGGCTGCGCGGGCAGCTTTCCCGGCCCTGAGTCCGCCTGTTCGGCGTACCTCGTGGAAGCCGAGGGTTTCCGGTTGCTGCTGGACTTCGGCACCGGTTCGCTCTCCGCGCTCCAACGTTACGCCGGACTGCACGCCCCGGACGCGATCATCCTGTCCCACCTGCACTGCGACCACATCCTCGACGCCGCCTCCTACGTGGTCGTCCGCCGGTACGCCCCGGACGGCCCGTACCCGCCGCTGCCGGTGTACGCCCCGGCTGGCGCCCCGGACCGGCTGAACGCCGTCTACGGGCACCAGGAGGAGGGGGGTGTGGAGGACGTCTACCAGTTCTACGCGCTGGAGCCGGGCACCTTCCCGATCGGTCCGTTCAGCGTCACCGTCGACCGGGTCAACCACCCCGTCGAGACGTACGGGGTCCGGCTGGAGCACGACGGGCGCGTCCTCTGCTACTCCTCGGACACTGCACCCTGCGAGCCCCTGCTGCGGCTCGCCCAGGACGCCGACGTCTTTCTCTGCGAGGCCAGCTATCTCGACGGCGTGGAGAACCCGCCGGACCTGCACCTGACCGGCCGGGAGGCGGGCGAGGCGGCGACCAAGGCCAGCGTCGGCCGGCTCCTGCTCACCCACCTGGTCACCGCCTGGGGCAGCGAGGCGCAGACGGTCGAGGCGGCCAGCGCCGCGTACACCGGCCCGTTGGACGTCGTCCGTCCCGGCTCCCGCTACGAGATCTGA
- the hutH gene encoding histidine ammonia-lyase gives MSVVTVQPTGVSPADVLAVARGTVEVVLDPSTVDAMTTSRAIVDGIVASGRPVYGVSTGFGALANTFVAPERRAELQHALIRSHAAGVGAPMPREVVRAMMLLRVRSLALGRSGVRPLVAEAMVDLLNHDVTPWVPEHGSLGASGDLAPLAHCALVLLGEGWVLGPAGEQVPAADALRRAGLAPVSLAAKEGLALINGTDGMLGMLLLAIHDAAHLFTMADVTAALAIEAMLGSERPFLPELHAIRPHPGQATSAANIHRLLQNSAVMDSHRDDLAHAVQDAYSMRCAPQVAGAARDTLAFVEQVAARELVSVVDNPVVLPDGRVESTGNFHGAPLGFAADFLAIAASEVGAIAERRVDRLLDVTRSRDLPAFLSPDAGVNSGLMIAQYTAAGIVAENRRLAAPASVDSLPTSGMQEDHVSMGWAATKKLRTVLDNLTSLLAVELLAAVRGLQLRAPLTPSPAGRAAVAALGEAAGEPGPDVFLAPVMEVAREVVRSPQLRAAIEREVGRLG, from the coding sequence GTGAGCGTGGTGACCGTCCAGCCCACCGGGGTCTCCCCCGCCGACGTGCTCGCCGTGGCCCGGGGCACCGTGGAGGTCGTCCTCGACCCGTCCACCGTGGACGCGATGACGACCAGTCGCGCGATCGTGGACGGCATCGTGGCCTCCGGCCGCCCGGTCTACGGGGTCTCGACCGGGTTCGGCGCGCTGGCCAACACGTTCGTCGCCCCGGAGCGCCGGGCCGAACTCCAGCACGCGCTGATCCGTTCGCACGCCGCCGGGGTCGGTGCGCCGATGCCCCGCGAGGTGGTACGGGCGATGATGCTGCTGCGGGTACGCTCGCTCGCCCTCGGCCGCTCCGGGGTCCGCCCGCTGGTCGCCGAGGCCATGGTCGACCTGCTCAACCACGACGTCACGCCGTGGGTGCCCGAGCACGGTTCGCTCGGCGCCTCCGGTGACCTCGCGCCGCTGGCGCACTGCGCACTGGTGCTGCTCGGCGAGGGGTGGGTGCTCGGCCCGGCCGGCGAGCAGGTCCCCGCCGCCGACGCGCTGCGCCGGGCCGGACTGGCCCCGGTGTCGCTGGCCGCCAAGGAGGGGCTGGCGCTGATCAACGGCACCGACGGGATGCTCGGCATGCTGCTGCTGGCCATCCACGACGCCGCGCACCTGTTCACCATGGCCGACGTGACCGCCGCGCTGGCCATCGAGGCGATGCTCGGCTCGGAGCGGCCGTTCCTGCCCGAGCTGCACGCCATCCGCCCGCATCCGGGGCAGGCGACCTCGGCGGCGAACATCCACCGGCTGCTCCAGAATTCGGCGGTGATGGACTCGCACCGGGACGACCTGGCCCACGCGGTGCAGGACGCGTACTCGATGCGCTGTGCGCCGCAGGTGGCCGGCGCGGCCCGGGACACCCTCGCCTTCGTCGAGCAGGTCGCCGCCCGGGAGTTGGTGTCGGTGGTGGACAACCCGGTGGTGTTGCCGGATGGCCGGGTCGAGTCGACCGGCAACTTCCACGGCGCGCCGCTCGGCTTCGCCGCCGACTTCCTCGCCATCGCCGCGTCCGAGGTGGGCGCGATCGCCGAGCGGCGGGTGGACCGGCTGCTCGACGTGACCCGCTCCCGGGACCTGCCGGCGTTCCTCTCGCCCGACGCCGGGGTGAACTCGGGACTCATGATCGCCCAGTACACGGCGGCCGGGATCGTCGCCGAGAACCGCCGGCTGGCCGCCCCCGCCTCGGTGGACTCGCTGCCGACCAGCGGCATGCAGGAGGACCACGTCTCGATGGGCTGGGCGGCGACCAAGAAGCTGCGCACGGTGCTGGACAACCTGACCAGCCTGCTCGCCGTGGAACTGCTCGCGGCGGTACGCGGGCTGCAACTGCGCGCCCCGCTCACCCCGTCCCCGGCCGGTCGGGCGGCGGTGGCGGCCCTGGGCGAGGCGGCCGGGGAACCCGGTCCGGACGTCTTCCTCGCCCCGGTGATGGAGGTCGCGCGGGAGGTCGTCCGGAGCCCGCAGCTGCGCGCCGCCATCGAGCGGGAGGTGGGGAGGCTGGGTTGA
- a CDS encoding allantoate amidohydrolase yields MQGTPATTTTRFRDLWDEIAPIGRDARTGGYLRYAFGEPERRLREWFRTQAERRGMPVTGDGNGNLFARWGDPDATDAVLTGSHFDSVPQGGAYDGPLGIVSAFLAVDELRAAGVAPDRPIVVGAFVEEEGARFGVPCLGSRLLTGALTPERAAGLRDTDGVAFAEALGDRPAGARPDLLAGFAAFLELHVEQGRALVDLDAPVAVATAIWPHGRWRFDITGEPNHAGTTRMADRRDPMLTYAFTVLAANKEARLRGAHATVGRISVEPNATNAVPSRVTGWLDARAAEEGTLAELVEAVRAKAVERARRDGTEVSVTEESATPLVGFDASLGGRLATLLDAPTLPTAAGHDAGVLAGHLPTAMLFVRNPTGVSHSPAESATDADCAAGVTALARVLAELAADPAPVGRPRGAAA; encoded by the coding sequence CTGCAGGGGACCCCTGCTACCACCACCACCCGCTTCCGCGACCTGTGGGACGAGATCGCGCCGATCGGGCGGGACGCGCGCACCGGCGGCTACCTGCGGTACGCGTTCGGTGAGCCGGAGCGCCGGCTGCGGGAGTGGTTCCGGACGCAGGCCGAGCGGCGGGGCATGCCGGTCACCGGGGACGGCAACGGCAACCTCTTCGCCCGCTGGGGTGACCCGGACGCCACCGACGCGGTGCTCACCGGAAGCCACTTCGACTCGGTTCCGCAGGGCGGGGCGTACGACGGGCCGCTCGGCATCGTCAGCGCCTTCCTCGCCGTGGACGAGCTGCGCGCCGCGGGCGTCGCCCCGGACCGACCGATCGTGGTCGGCGCGTTCGTCGAGGAGGAGGGGGCCCGGTTCGGCGTACCGTGCCTGGGGTCGCGGCTGCTCACCGGGGCGCTCACGCCCGAGCGCGCGGCCGGGCTGCGCGACACCGACGGGGTCGCCTTCGCCGAGGCGCTCGGTGACCGGCCGGCGGGGGCCCGTCCGGACCTGCTGGCCGGGTTCGCCGCCTTCCTCGAGCTGCACGTGGAGCAGGGACGGGCGCTGGTCGACCTGGACGCGCCCGTCGCGGTGGCGACGGCCATCTGGCCGCACGGCCGCTGGCGGTTCGACATCACCGGCGAGCCGAACCACGCCGGGACGACCCGGATGGCCGACCGCCGCGACCCGATGCTCACCTACGCGTTCACCGTCCTCGCCGCGAACAAGGAGGCCCGGTTGCGCGGCGCGCATGCGACCGTCGGTCGGATCAGCGTCGAGCCGAACGCCACCAACGCCGTCCCGAGCCGGGTGACCGGCTGGCTGGACGCGCGGGCCGCCGAGGAGGGCACACTCGCCGAGCTGGTCGAGGCGGTCCGCGCCAAGGCCGTCGAGCGGGCCCGCCGGGACGGCACCGAGGTGAGCGTGACCGAGGAGTCGGCGACCCCGCTGGTGGGCTTCGACGCGAGCCTGGGCGGGCGGCTGGCGACGCTGCTCGACGCGCCGACCCTGCCCACGGCGGCGGGTCACGACGCCGGGGTGCTCGCCGGGCACCTGCCGACGGCGATGCTCTTCGTACGCAACCCGACGGGGGTGTCGCACTCCCCCGCCGAGTCGGCGACCGACGCCGACTGCGCCGCCGGAGTGACCGCCCTGGCCCGTGTGCTGGCGGAGCTGGCCGCTGATCCCGCCCCGGTCGGCCGCCCCCGCGGGGCGGCGGCATGA
- a CDS encoding formimidoylglutamate deiminase encodes MTATRWLAEYAWLPDDPEPTADVLIETVGGRITAVTPLADRATPAAGVEVLADAVRLPGLTLPGLANAHSHAFHRALRGRTHGGRGDFWTWRDLMYTVADRLDPDTYLALARAVYAELALAGVTCVGEFHYLHHRPDGGRYADPNAMGAALVEAAAQAGIRITLLDTCYLTATVDGRPLTGPQRRFGDGDAARWADRVEAFAPAGDHSRVGAAVHSVRAVPADQLDAVAGWARRHDAPLHVHLSEQPAENDACRAVHGRTPARLLADHGVLGPTTTAVHATHLTSADVGLLGGSGTGVCLCPTTERDLADGIGPARRMAEAGSPLSLGSDSHAVADLFEEARAVELDERLRTRQRGHFAPAALRDAATVTGHAALGWADAGRIAPGDRADLVTVRLDSARTAGVPPVGVFFAATAADVTQVVVDGRVVVRDGRHATVDVPAELVATIQAVISR; translated from the coding sequence ATGACCGCCACCCGCTGGCTCGCCGAGTACGCCTGGCTGCCCGACGATCCCGAACCCACCGCCGACGTACTGATCGAGACCGTCGGGGGCCGGATCACCGCGGTCACCCCGCTGGCCGACCGAGCCACACCCGCCGCCGGGGTCGAGGTGCTGGCCGACGCGGTACGCCTGCCCGGACTGACCCTGCCCGGACTGGCGAACGCCCACTCGCACGCGTTCCACCGGGCGCTGCGCGGACGCACGCACGGCGGGCGGGGCGACTTCTGGACCTGGCGCGACCTGATGTACACGGTCGCCGACCGCCTCGATCCGGACACCTACCTCGCCCTCGCCCGGGCCGTGTACGCCGAGCTGGCGCTGGCCGGCGTCACCTGCGTCGGCGAGTTCCACTACCTGCACCACCGTCCGGACGGCGGCCGGTACGCCGACCCGAACGCGATGGGCGCGGCGCTGGTCGAGGCCGCCGCGCAGGCCGGCATCCGGATCACCCTGCTGGACACCTGCTATCTGACCGCGACGGTGGACGGCCGCCCGCTGACCGGCCCGCAACGCCGCTTCGGCGACGGGGACGCGGCCCGCTGGGCGGACCGGGTCGAGGCGTTCGCTCCGGCCGGCGACCACTCCCGGGTCGGCGCGGCGGTGCACTCGGTCCGTGCCGTCCCCGCCGACCAGCTCGACGCGGTCGCCGGGTGGGCGCGGCGGCACGACGCGCCGCTGCACGTGCACCTCTCCGAGCAGCCCGCCGAGAACGACGCCTGCCGGGCGGTGCACGGACGCACCCCGGCCCGCCTGCTCGCCGACCACGGAGTACTCGGCCCGACCACCACCGCCGTCCACGCCACCCATCTGACCAGCGCCGACGTGGGTCTGCTCGGAGGGAGCGGCACCGGGGTCTGCCTCTGCCCGACCACCGAGCGGGACCTCGCCGACGGCATCGGTCCGGCCCGCCGGATGGCCGAGGCGGGCAGTCCGCTCAGCCTCGGCAGCGACAGCCACGCCGTGGCCGACCTCTTCGAGGAGGCCCGCGCGGTGGAGCTGGACGAGCGGCTGCGCACCCGGCAGCGCGGCCACTTCGCCCCGGCCGCGTTGCGCGACGCGGCGACCGTGACCGGGCACGCCGCGCTGGGCTGGGCCGACGCCGGCCGGATCGCCCCGGGGGACCGGGCCGACCTGGTCACCGTTCGGCTGGACAGCGCGCGGACGGCCGGCGTACCCCCGGTGGGGGTGTTCTTCGCGGCGACCGCGGCCGACGTCACCCAGGTCGTGGTGGACGGCCGGGTGGTGGTCCGCGACGGACGGCACGCGACGGTCGACGTACCCGCCGAACTGGTCGCCACGATCCAGGCGGTGATCAGCAGGTGA
- a CDS encoding DUF2017 domain-containing protein produces the protein MFRRRGGRYVATFAVDEVRVLRKVASEVVGLLTDGFDHDDPVVGRLFPDVYADDPASAAEVRRYTEGDLKTAKIDQAGAILAALPGDEGGEVRLDAEAAEAWLRALNDARLAMGVRLGVKEGTDLGEELDDAVAADPSSTRVFQLSVYAYLGYLQESLLNALID, from the coding sequence ATGTTCCGTCGCCGGGGCGGCCGGTACGTCGCCACCTTCGCCGTGGACGAGGTCCGGGTACTGCGCAAGGTCGCCTCCGAGGTGGTCGGCCTGCTCACCGACGGCTTTGACCACGACGACCCGGTGGTGGGGCGGCTCTTCCCCGACGTCTACGCCGACGACCCGGCCAGCGCCGCGGAGGTCCGCCGGTACACCGAGGGCGACCTCAAGACCGCCAAGATCGACCAGGCCGGCGCGATCCTCGCCGCCCTTCCGGGGGACGAGGGCGGCGAGGTGCGCCTCGACGCCGAGGCTGCCGAGGCGTGGTTGCGGGCGCTCAACGACGCCCGCCTGGCGATGGGGGTCCGGCTCGGCGTCAAGGAGGGGACGGATCTCGGCGAGGAACTCGACGACGCCGTCGCCGCGGACCCGTCCTCGACCCGGGTGTTCCAGCTCTCGGTCTACGCGTACCTCGGCTACCTCCAGGAGTCGTTGCTCAACGCCCTGATCGACTGA
- a CDS encoding MoaD/ThiS family protein yields MAIEVRIPTILRSYTGGAKVVEGAGDTLADLLTDLDSRHGGLRARLVTETGTLHRFVNVYVNDEDVRFLGALDAKLADGDTVTILPAVAGGALGFAAMAAMSGHGSVRRASVALR; encoded by the coding sequence ATGGCCATCGAGGTTCGCATCCCCACCATCCTGCGCAGCTACACCGGCGGCGCGAAGGTCGTCGAGGGCGCCGGGGACACCCTGGCCGACCTGCTCACCGATCTCGACTCCCGGCACGGCGGGCTGCGCGCCCGGCTGGTCACCGAGACCGGCACGCTGCACCGCTTCGTCAACGTCTACGTCAACGACGAGGACGTCCGCTTCCTCGGCGCGCTCGACGCCAAGCTCGCCGACGGCGACACGGTGACGATCCTGCCGGCCGTGGCCGGTGGCGCGCTGGGCTTCGCCGCCATGGCGGCGATGAGCGGGCACGGCAGCGTCCGCCGCGCCTCCGTCGCCCTCCGCTGA
- a CDS encoding aldo/keto reductase produces MAAVTLTRADRPGFPHAPAGDAVGEVAGTPGILSGGRNDPSGWWEPARSENEGATMQYRRIGSVEVSAIGLGAMPMSVTGRPDTDRAVRTIHAALDAGVTFIDTADAYVLGAEDVGHNESLIAHALAAYGGDTTAVLVATKGGHTRPGGHAWALDGSPEHLRAACEASLTRLGVDAIGLYQFHRPDPEVPYADSIGALRELADAGKIRMAGISNADPDQIRQAREILGDHLVSVQNQFSPAYRDSEPELRLCAELGLAFLPWSPLGGIGRAGGLGDRFAAFARIAGERGVSPQQVCLAWQLALDPVVVPIPGASRPETIRDSAAAADLVLDQREIATLHAAG; encoded by the coding sequence GTGGCAGCCGTCACCCTCACCCGCGCGGACCGGCCCGGTTTCCCCCACGCCCCGGCCGGGGACGCTGTCGGAGAGGTGGCGGGGACGCCGGGCATCCTGTCCGGTGGGCGGAACGACCCGTCCGGCTGGTGGGAACCGGCCAGGAGCGAGAACGAGGGGGCGACCATGCAGTACCGCCGAATCGGTTCGGTCGAGGTGAGCGCGATCGGACTCGGCGCGATGCCGATGTCGGTGACCGGGCGCCCGGACACCGACCGCGCCGTCCGGACCATCCACGCCGCGCTCGACGCGGGCGTGACGTTCATCGACACCGCCGACGCGTACGTGCTGGGGGCGGAGGACGTCGGACACAACGAGTCGCTGATCGCCCACGCGCTGGCCGCGTACGGCGGGGACACCACCGCAGTGCTGGTCGCCACCAAGGGCGGGCACACCCGTCCCGGCGGCCACGCGTGGGCGCTGGACGGCTCGCCCGAGCACCTCCGGGCGGCCTGCGAGGCGTCGCTCACCCGGCTCGGGGTGGACGCGATCGGGCTCTACCAGTTCCACCGGCCCGACCCCGAGGTCCCGTACGCCGACTCGATCGGCGCGCTGCGGGAGCTGGCCGACGCCGGCAAGATCCGGATGGCCGGCATCTCGAACGCCGACCCGGACCAGATCCGGCAGGCCCGGGAGATCCTCGGTGACCACCTGGTCTCGGTGCAGAACCAGTTCTCCCCGGCCTACCGCGACAGCGAACCGGAGCTGCGACTCTGCGCCGAACTCGGCCTGGCCTTCCTGCCCTGGTCGCCCCTGGGCGGTATCGGAAGGGCCGGCGGGCTCGGCGACCGGTTCGCCGCGTTCGCCCGGATCGCCGGGGAACGCGGGGTGAGCCCGCAGCAGGTCTGCCTGGCCTGGCAACTCGCCCTCGACCCTGTGGTCGTGCCGATTCCCGGCGCGAGCCGGCCGGAGACGATCCGCGACTCGGCCGCCGCCGCGGACCTGGTCCTCGACCAGCGGGAGATCGCCACGCTGCACGCCGCCGGCTGA
- the clpS gene encoding ATP-dependent Clp protease adapter ClpS yields MAAPQVAPVETPGTEEVPVSDRPWVTIVWDDPVNLMTYVTWVFQKLFGYSRERAEQLMLDVHHKGRAVVSTGARERMEHDASQLHAYGLWATVDRS; encoded by the coding sequence ATGGCGGCTCCACAGGTGGCACCGGTCGAGACGCCGGGCACCGAAGAGGTGCCGGTCTCGGACCGGCCATGGGTGACGATCGTGTGGGACGACCCGGTCAACCTGATGACGTACGTGACCTGGGTCTTCCAGAAGCTCTTCGGATACAGCCGGGAGAGGGCCGAGCAACTGATGTTGGATGTGCACCACAAGGGCCGTGCCGTGGTCTCCACCGGCGCGCGGGAACGGATGGAGCACGACGCGTCGCAGCTGCACGCGTACGGGCTCTGGGCGACGGTGGACCGTTCGTGA
- the rph gene encoding ribonuclease PH, with the protein MARPDGRQPDQLRPVTLTRGWSTHPEGSVLVEFGNTRVLCTASVTEGVPRWRKGSGLGWVTAEYAMLPRATHTRSDRESVKGRVGGRTHEISRLIGRSLRACVDLKALGENSIVLDCDVLQADGGTRTAAITGAYVALHDAVTWLAGRKALAGKPEKVMHRSVAAVSVGIIDGEPRLDLAYDEDVTAEVDMNVVCTGTGDFVEVQGTGESGVFARKQLDALLDLAVAGCDQLAGAQREALGR; encoded by the coding sequence ATGGCGCGACCTGACGGACGGCAGCCCGACCAACTTCGACCGGTGACCCTGACCCGGGGCTGGAGCACCCACCCGGAGGGTTCGGTGCTGGTGGAGTTCGGGAACACCCGGGTGCTCTGCACGGCCAGCGTGACCGAGGGGGTGCCCCGCTGGCGGAAGGGTTCCGGGCTCGGCTGGGTGACCGCCGAGTACGCGATGCTGCCCCGGGCCACCCACACCCGCTCGGACCGGGAGAGCGTCAAGGGCCGCGTCGGCGGGCGGACCCACGAGATCTCCCGGCTCATCGGCCGGAGCCTGCGCGCCTGCGTCGACCTGAAGGCCCTCGGCGAGAACTCGATCGTGCTCGACTGCGACGTCCTCCAGGCCGACGGGGGCACCCGCACGGCCGCGATCACCGGCGCGTACGTCGCCCTGCACGACGCCGTCACCTGGCTCGCCGGGCGTAAGGCGCTCGCCGGCAAGCCGGAGAAGGTGATGCACCGGTCGGTGGCCGCGGTGAGCGTCGGCATCATCGACGGTGAGCCCCGCCTCGACCTCGCCTACGACGAGGACGTGACCGCCGAGGTCGACATGAACGTGGTGTGCACCGGCACCGGCGACTTCGTCGAGGTGCAGGGAACGGGGGAGTCCGGGGTCTTCGCGCGCAAGCAGCTCGACGCCCTGCTCGACCTGGCCGTGGCCGGGTGCGACCAGCTGGCCGGGGCCCAGCGTGAAGCCCTCGGCCGGTGA
- a CDS encoding AEC family transporter, with product MPGVLTGFAVIVAVVAVGWLLGRRGTLGPDASTVLSRVAFFVATPALLFLTTARSDVLAVVSSALAVTVVGTAVVVAVFAVVAGLWWRRPAAEVTVGALASSYVNAANIGIPIAVYVLGDASVVVPVMMFQLVVMTPIAFAVLETATGTRRSLARVLVQPLANPVTVACALGVTCALTGWLPPEPVLRPVELVAAMAVPAALLAYGLSLHGAPAPGSGETGRDVRLAVVLKTVVQPVVAYLVARFVLGLPQPVVLACTITAALPTAQNVFVYAVRYGRGVVLARDAILLSTVGAVPVLLGVALLGTH from the coding sequence GTGCCGGGTGTCCTGACGGGATTCGCCGTCATCGTGGCCGTCGTCGCGGTCGGCTGGTTGCTCGGCCGGCGCGGCACCCTCGGGCCGGACGCGTCGACCGTGCTGTCCCGGGTGGCGTTCTTCGTGGCCACCCCGGCGCTGCTGTTCCTGACCACGGCCCGCTCCGACGTGCTGGCGGTCGTCTCCTCCGCCCTGGCCGTCACGGTGGTGGGCACCGCCGTGGTGGTGGCCGTGTTCGCGGTCGTCGCCGGACTGTGGTGGCGCCGGCCCGCGGCGGAGGTCACCGTCGGGGCGCTCGCCTCGTCGTACGTCAACGCGGCCAACATCGGCATCCCGATCGCCGTCTACGTCCTCGGGGACGCCTCGGTGGTCGTACCGGTGATGATGTTCCAGCTTGTGGTGATGACACCGATCGCCTTCGCCGTGCTGGAGACGGCGACCGGCACCCGGCGATCGCTGGCCCGGGTGCTGGTGCAGCCGCTGGCGAACCCGGTCACCGTGGCCTGTGCGCTCGGCGTGACCTGCGCGCTGACCGGTTGGCTGCCACCGGAACCGGTGCTGCGGCCGGTGGAACTCGTCGCGGCGATGGCGGTGCCCGCCGCGCTGCTGGCGTACGGGCTGTCGCTGCACGGCGCCCCGGCACCCGGCTCGGGGGAGACCGGCCGGGACGTCCGGCTCGCCGTGGTCCTCAAGACGGTGGTGCAGCCGGTGGTGGCGTACCTGGTGGCCCGGTTCGTGTTGGGGCTGCCGCAGCCGGTCGTGCTGGCCTGCACGATCACCGCCGCCCTGCCCACGGCCCAGAACGTCTTCGTCTACGCGGTCCGCTACGGCCGGGGGGTGGTGCTGGCCCGCGACGCGATACTCCTGTCGACCGTGGGCGCGGTGCCCGTGCTGCTCGGCGTCGCACTGCTCGGCACCCACTGA